TCTTTTAGGTGATGTTGCTAAAAATCAAGATGCATATGTCGGAATAAAAATAGAAAATGCAAAGAACGAAATTACTTTTGCAAATTCCTTTTGTTCAAATGGCGTTTACTTAGTAGAGCAGTTTTAAATTTGTAAATTAAACTCTTTTTTTAAAGCATTTATCAAAGAATAATTTATTGTTTGGATATCTAAATCTTCACCAGGCATAATCCTACGTAAATAATAGAAATGAACTTCATATGTAATCGCCTTAAAGACTTTGCTCAGGATCATATCTGGAGGTAAGGTACTTTTCATTAAAATTTGATGATAGAGAAATCTTCTTGTATTAGAGAGTATTCCGTGAGGGTTATTGACATCAATAGAAACATTTTCTTCTTCAGGGAGTGAAAAATCTCTTTGTCTAAATTTATTTATTTTTAAAAGTTCATGTTTGATAACAGAGCTTTGAGCAGATACAGGTTGAACTTGAAGATTTATTTTAGACGGGAAAATTGCTTTGCTTATTGCCAATGGATCAGAAAAGAGTACGACTGGAACTAGATCTGCAAATAATTCATCATATATCCGATAGGTACTTGTAAGTCTTTCAATTTCACTGAGGTCAATCGTTGAGAGGTTGTAAAGCAGTTCGGTATAAATCAACCAGCTATTGTTGAAATTTCTGCGATTCAAAAAGCGTTTAACGATTCCTTCTCTCTGTGATTCTTTAGCATTTTTAGGGGAAATATTTAAGCCATGGTAAGATATCAAAAAACGATCAATTTTTGTAAATGGATCGATGTCAAATGGAAAATTTGAAAACACATTTTTAAAAAGAGGGTGTTGAGAAATATTATGGAAGAAAATAATATGAGAAAGTTCATGCGCCCAAATCGATAAAATACTTTCTGATTTCATATTTCTTTGCATTTGATGTGGTAAGACTAAAAAATTATAATACGGGACTGCCATAGCATGAATTGCATTGTTATTTGGGAAAAATTTAAGGTTGTTTGGAAGTTCGAAATGATCATGCATAAGCGCAAAGATTGAATTTGTTAAAGTTTCTAATTGCTCGAGGTCGTTTTCTTGCCAACCTGTAGATTTAATTAATTCAACTTGTTCGGGATGCAAATCATGAATTAATGAAGATTTTTTTAAACCATAATTTAGTATTAAAAGCTTATTGACTCGTTTTTTGAGTGGACTTAGTTTTTTATCACTAAAAAGAGAAGGTGGGGAAAATTTATTTTGACAATAAATCAGGCCCTTTTTAGAAACTGGAAAAAGAGAGTGACTCGTTAATAAAAGGATGAAAATAATCAAAATACGCATGGGATATATTATGCTTGTTTCAACGAATTTGGGATTGCTATTGAAAACATTACATAGAGTTTACAATAATTGATGGTAGTTCTTTGGATAATGACGAATGAGGGCCTTAGGGGTAATTTTCTTATAATTTTGAGAATTTAGATCTTCTGAAGAAATGACCACCGTACCTACAGGATAGATTTTATTTAAAAGTAGATGATTATTGAGGGTTTTGTGCTCAAATTGCATTTTAAAAAAATCTTTTCTATGAAAACTCTTTTTCGCAATATAGACATAAATGGGCCTTTCATCAGGCATAAGATTTAAATGTGGAAATAGCCTCGTCTTATTTGCCAAAGTGTACGTAAGCGCCAAAAAAGAAGCATAAAAGTTTTTTGAAGCAAACCCTATATGATCTGAATCATATTCAGTTATATAGCGTTCTAGTGGAAAAGTGATACTTTTGAACTTTTTCCTAGCACGAATTAAATGTTTAGTTCCTGAATTATAGGCCGTTATGGCCAGGTCCCACTGTCTGAGAATCTTAAAATTTTGCTTCATTAAATGCAATGCTGAAATTGTACTAAGTATAGGATTTAATCTATCATCTCTTTCGTTATTTATAACCATAAACTTTTTTCCAATAAATTTCATAAACTGCCAAGGTCCACTGGCCCCAACTTTTGATTTAGCTTTTGTATTAAAGCTAGATTCTAGAAATGGAGTGCTTAGTACTTCCTGCGGAAGCTCAAATATATTTATGTAGTTTCTAAAAAGTAATTCAAAGCGTTTATAATTGAGTAAACCTCTCTCAATTGCATCTTTTTGACCAGTTTGAATGCGAATATTAAAAGATCGTTCTGTGAAGAATATTTCACGTTTTTTAATATCAGTTGGAAGAGAAATATTTGATTTTTTTAAGACATCTAATATTCTATTACAAATTTTAGTAAGACAACTTCCCTTTGCAAGGGTCATAAAAGCAATTTTATACTTTTTAATTCTTTTTAAACCCATTGAGTTTTGAATGAGAGCTTGAGTTATGGAATTAATATTAGAATTTTTTAATTCAGTAAAGTTGATCGTTTCATATACTATGGAGAGATCTTCTTTATCATGAAGAACTATGGTGTTTCTATCGTGAAGAGAATAAATATGAAACCAAAAATTTACACTAGAATTGTAAAAGTTATCTATGGAAAACCGATCATCTACATTTCCTAATTTATCTTCTCTAATTTCAGAAAAAAGTTCTTCATGTCTTAGCCCTACTAATGAATCGAGTTTTAGACCTCGATAGAGTTCTTGTTCCTTTATAATCGTTTCAAGATTATCATCCACTATATAAGGGGAAATACATAGAGCATAATTATGCAAAAAATATAAAAATAATATTAACTTTCCCATTCGTGATTATTAAATACTTCGATTGTTCTTTGGTAGGCTGCAGAAACAATTGATGAAGTTGATTTTGGATCTAATGAAAAGTTATTTCTGAAAAAAAGATTGTAGTTCTCATGTTTAGGATAAATATCAATATAATGAACATTTTTATTATATTCTAGTTTTGTTTCTAAGATAGATAATATATTGCGAATATCTTTTTCGGGAAATCTTTGATTTTTCATATATTCATGAATTGTTTTTATGACATCAGCAGCAGTACTATTTTGTGCTCTGGCGGTGACAATTTTCTTCTGAATCATGAGCAATATAGACTGGAGACATATGGCCGGTAGCCCATAATTAACCAGAGAACCAATTTCTTCATGGTAGTGATATGGCGTATGTGTCCACGAGCTGATGATAAAGTCACACTTGTTATCCTTTGCAACATGTGTAGATAATGTATCTCTAATTTCCCCATCGATATAATACTCAGTGTGTCCAGTAACTGGATTATTTATGGGATAGGGTGAGTAAAGAGGGGGAACACTCATGGAAGCGGCCACAGCATCGGCCACAGGAGTGTGTTTATAATAAAAAGCAGTTAAATCATGGCCAGGATTTGGATAATTGTATTTACTAAAAACGACTTTTCGAGAGTGATCTAATTGGGTAGCGACAATAAACAGATCTGCAACGAAATCTTCAAAGTGAACTAGCTCCTGAAGCAGATACTTTTTGATGTAATTATAGAGGCCTTTGGTTGTGAAAAGCCCTGAAACCGAGAAAAAAATATTAAAGGCCTGCTTGAAAATAAAAGGAACTCCTTCAAGAGGATGTACATCAGCAGATCTTGGCGGCTTTTTTTTTACGTTACTAAAGCTAAGCATATCAGTATAAGAAATTGGCCTTAACACTGAATCATTGCGTTCTATAGAAGACTGAATAATGTCTATAGGTCTATAACCACAGGCAAGGTATAGAGAAACGAGTGATCCTGCACTTGAGCCGACATATGTTGAAATATTTAAATCAGTCTTAGTTGGAGTTTTATTACTAATAAAACTTAGACCTAAATCATCCAGAGCTTGTGCCACACCAAGATGCCATGCTGCTGCTTTAACCACTCCACCTGAAAGCACAAGTGCAATTTTTTTATTTTTTAAGCGATCAATATCTACTCGTTGCATAATCTTTCCTAGCTTTCTAGATTCTATCGGCCAGATTGTTTAAAGACTAGCTTTATAAGAAAAATCAAATTCATTCTCAAATGATTGGAAATTAGATTTTTAAAAATGTATAATCTTCTTAGGAGGGAGCATGGCCAGTGAAGGACAGTGGTTGTCAATACTTGACTATTCAAGATTAAGAAATATTTCAGTTTCGACAGTTAGAAGAAACATAAAGGGAAATAGGGTCAAATATAAAAAAGTTGATGGGAAATATTTAATTTTTGTTTCTGCTGAAAGATTAAATGCTTGTTCTAACCATGATCAAGAATTTTTAGATTTGAAGTTGAAAATTGAACAACTAGAGCTAGAATTAAGAAATGTTCATGAAGAAAATGCTGATTTGAAAACGCTAATTCTTTTTTACGAGAGTAAATTCAACAAAATTGAATCTTCACGAAATATAAACCAAGTTCCAGATTATTTACCAGAGTTGCCAGTATCATGATGAAGTTGTGTTTTACAATATTTATCTTTTTAGGAATTACAAATCTCTATGCAGACTCATTATCAATGCGCAGATGTATGTTGCTTCCTGTTGATGATAGTTTAAAGGATTCAATCTCCTTTAAAGTATATGAAGAAGTAGAGATGTATTTAAAAGAATCTAACTGGTGTTATTTTAGATCTAATTCAGGAATATTAAATATACTGGATAAATATAAAAGTAATCTAAACACACATCTTAAAAATCCCAAAATTCTAAATTTATTGGCGAAAAAAATGGGGGTAGGATCACTCATCAAGATTTCCATGACACCAGAGGTAAAAGGCGTTGAATTGCTGTTAGAGATAATAGGTGAGGATGGGGAAGATAAATATTTTATTAAGAAATCTCTTATTGATTCGCCAACTGCGCAATTACTGGCCCAAAATGTTAAAAAATGGCTTGAAGAGTATGAAAAAGTTATTCCTTATAATGCAAGAATTATTGGAGTCATTGGAGATCAGTTTACCATTGATATGGGTAAAGATATCGGAATTTTACCTGGCGATGAAGTCATTATAAAGAGACCAGTTAAAAAGAAAAAACATCCCTTACTTAAAGAAATAGTTGATTGGGAAACAAGAAAGATTGGGCAGGGAAAAATTTTTCACTCAGATAGAACACAGTCCCACGGAAAAGTTTATGAGTACTCTAGTAACAGTTCATTGCAAAATTTTGATTGGATAGAGTTAATTAAAAAGCGTGAAGTAAATCAAAAATTTATTGAATCTCCTGAAGATGATGAATATAAATTTGGTAGAGTAGGAACAGTTTCAGCACTTTTAGATTTGGGAAGTGGATCAGTAACAACAACAACTTCGGGTAGTACTGCAGCAAAATTAGGTGGTTTTTCATACGGAATTGATTTAAAGTCTCAACTTTGGATTACTAGAAACATTTTTCTGGGACTGGATTATAACACAAAAATCTCAACTTATTCCTTAAAAAGTGGAAACGCTACGAACCAAGAGAGTGATATAAGTACAGGGCAAGTTAAAATGAAGTTTGGTTACAAATATCTCCCATTGGGATTTTTTTATGGGCCTCAAGTTGACATTATTTTGGGTTATGGGCGCTATTCCTATGGACTTGATGATGTTGCCGATTCAATTGTATCTTGTACATTTTCAGGCCTTTTGATGGGGGTAGGAGCGTCTTTACCAATAAATAATTATTTTAAGGCATTTTTAAATATCGATTTTATGTTTAACCCTGGATACACAGAAGATATCACATTATACGGTGAGGCCGACTCTGCTACTAATTTTAATATAGAACTTGGTGGAAGCTTTAAATTTTCTCAGAATATCTGGATTGATGGAGTAATAGGTGCAAATAATTCAAAGGCGAAGTTTGTAAGCCCATCTGAGCGTTCTATAAGTTATCAGGATTCTTCATTTAAATTGGGAGCAACTTTCTCATTTTAGGTTGGCAATGAATAGAGTTAAAGAATTAGAAGTACTTATTAAGAAGCATAAAACATTATATTACGCAGGAAAACCTGAAATTTCTGACCATGAGTATGATAAATTAGAAGATGAGCTCAAAAAATTAGATCCTAGTAATTATTCTCTCATACTTGTAGGCAGTGACGAAACTTCACTAGACAGAGTTAAGCACGATAAGAAAATGCTCTCCCTAGGCAAGACTTACGATACAGAAGAACTCCTGAAGTGGATCGGAAATCATAAAGTAATTTCTATGTTTAAAATTGATGGAGTCAGTTGTTCGTTAATATACGAAAATGGAGAATTGATTCAATCGAAAACAAGAGGTAATGGAATTTACGGGGAAAATATTACGAGTAAAGTTCAATGGATTGAAGGAATTCCGAAGGCCATCTCAATTAAAGAAAGAATTGAAATCAGAGGAGAGCTTTATTGTGATGAGTCCCATTTTTTTCATTTGAGTGATGAGATGGGATATCGTGAGCTTGAAAGACCTACTTCTCAAAGAAATATTGTAGCAGGTTTGATTTCAAGGAAAGAAAATATTGATTTATGTCGTTATATCCAGTTCAAAAGTTTTGATATTCTTTATAATGAATATTCTCCTAAAGAAGAAATTGAAAAATTTAAAACGCTTAAAAAAATCGGATTTGATATCACTGAGTGTTCAATTATTAAGGATAAAAATGATTTAGAAACTGTTATTAATGAAGCACGTAGTTTTATATCAGAGGGAGATTATCAGATTGATGGTTTAGTTTTTACGTATAATGACATAAAACTTCATGAAGAGTTGGGAGAAACCGCTCATCATCCTCGGTATAAACTGGCCTTTAAATTTCCCGGTGAATCAAAAACAACATCACTTAAAGATATTGAATGGTCTGTCTCAAGAAATGGGGTTCTCACTCCAGTAGGTATAGTAAAACCGATAGAACTTAGTGGTGCAAAAATTTCTCGAGTTACTCTTCATAATTACGGTTTAGTAAGACAATATAATCTAAAAATTGGTGATGAAATTGAAATCATACGCTCAGGAGAGGTTATTCCTAAGTTTTTATCTGTTGTCAGTCCCTCAAAAGGAAAATTTGCTATTCCTACAAATTGCCCAATCTGTGAATCGTTACTTGAAATAGAGGACATTCGTCTGCTTTGCCTGAATAAAAACTGTCCTGGCAAAAATAAAGAATCTATCTTGTATTTCATCCAAAAAATTGGAATTGAAACAATTTCAAAAAGTAGAATTGATGAAATGATAAAATCAGGATTAGTTCAGAAAGTTCAAGATCTCTACAGATTAAGTGAAGATGATTTTTTAGTACTTGATAAAGTTAAGGAAAAATTATCTAAAAAATTTGTTGCTGAAATTGAAAAGTCGAAAAAGACAACGTTACCGATTTTTCTAAGTGCTCTTGGTATTCAAGGCGGAGGAATTAATAGTTGTGAAAAAATCGTTCACCACGGATTTAATACTATTGATAAAATATTAAACCTTACTGTAGATCAACTCGAAGAAATCGAAGGATTTGCCAAGAAGTCATCCACAGACTTTATCAATTCACTTAGTGATAAAAAACCATTAATCAAAGATCTGATGAAAATTGGTTTCAAATTTGAGTTTGAAGAAATTGTTGAAAGTGCAATTTCAGGGAAAAAAATCTGTATCACTGGAACATTAAGTTCTAAAAGAAGTGTAGTCCAAGATAAAATTAAAAAAGGAGGCGGTATAGTCGTCTCTTCTGTCTCAAACAATACAGATTATCTTGTTACAAATGATACCGATTCCAATTCTAGTAAATTTAAAAAAGCTAAAGAATTTAAAATCCCTATTATTACAGAGGAAAAGCTCAACACTCTATTAGGAATCCATTAAAAAAATATAAATGATAAAATATATTTTCAACTGTAAAATTCTATTTTGTTATTAGCTAGTTTTATTCATCGCTCATTACAAATAAATCTTTTGAATCCAATCTTTCCATTGACCTTTTTTCATATCATAGTAATCTTTCTTTTTTTCATTCGGCAAAAATTCTCTGTCCTGCTGCCATAGGGTGCTTATTTCATCAATCCTTAACTTATCAACACCTATCGCTGCTGCCAGTGCAGCTCCATAAGCAGTTGTCTCAATTACTTTTGGACGAATAATTTTCATTTGTGAACAAGTTGCTTGATTTTCCATCAAAAGATTATTAGCAGCTGCTCCACCATCAACATTCATTGCATTAATTGTTAATTTTGAATCGATTACCATCGACTGATACAAATCATTAATAGATAAGTTAATCCCATCAAGGCAGGCCAGGGCCAAATGTTTTTTTGAAGTATCTCTCGTAAGCCCAATAATACTCGCCTTGGCCTGTGAAATCCAATATGGTGTTCCAAGGCCTGTGAAAAATGGAAAAAAGATTAAATTCTTCATCTCTTTGAGATTTGTTACTTCACTGGCCAGGCCTTCAACTTTAGGACTAGAATCTATAAAACTTAAATTATCCCTAATCCACTGTACTGCTGCTCCAGCTATATATGCTGCACCTTCTAAAGCATAAAATTGCTTTCCATTGGCCCTGTAGGCCACTGTTGTAATGAGTCCATTTTGTGAAACAATTGGTTCTTCTCCTGTATTGAGAAGCATAAAAGCACCTGTTCCGTAAGTACATTTGATATCTCCACTTTTAAGCCCTGCTTGTCCAAATAGTGCAGATTGTTGATCGCCTAAAATTCCTGAAATTGGAATTCCGTCTGGAAGAAAACTCAATCCTTTAGTTTTTCCAAAAATTCCAAACGAATCACAGATAACAGGGAGTGTGCTTTTTGGAATATGAAATGTATCTAGTAGCTCATCATCCCACTGACCATTTTTAAGTGACATAAGTAAAGTTCTCGAAGCGTTTGACGCTTCTGTTTTGTGTTCAATATTGCCAGAAAGCTTATAAAGCAAAAATGTGTCAATGGTACCAAATAATAAGTTCTTTTGCTCGTGAGCGTCTTTAACTTTTTTTACATTTTCAAGCATCCATTTCATTTTTGTTGCCGAAAAATACGGATCAACTGGTAGTCCGGTTTTTGTGGTAATTTCTTGCGCTTTCTTATTCAATTTAAGTTCTTCACAAAAATCATTCGTTCTTCGATCTTGCCAGACAATTGCGTTTGTCAAAGGCCGTCCATCTTTATCAAAAGCGCAGGTTGTCTCTCTTTGGTTAGTGATTCCAATTGCGATAATTTCATCAGGATCAACATTATTTTTTTCAAGAACATTTTTTATTGTAGCTTCACATGTATTCCATATGTCATTTAGATTGTGCTCAACAAGACCTGGAGAAGGGTATATTTGTGGAAATTCTTTGTTTACTTTATCAATTAACTCAAATGTCTCAGCATTAATAATGACACTTGTTGTCC
The nucleotide sequence above comes from Halobacteriovoraceae bacterium. Encoded proteins:
- a CDS encoding lytic transglycosylase domain-containing protein — encoded protein: MGKLILFLYFLHNYALCISPYIVDDNLETIIKEQELYRGLKLDSLVGLRHEELFSEIREDKLGNVDDRFSIDNFYNSSVNFWFHIYSLHDRNTIVLHDKEDLSIVYETINFTELKNSNINSITQALIQNSMGLKRIKKYKIAFMTLAKGSCLTKICNRILDVLKKSNISLPTDIKKREIFFTERSFNIRIQTGQKDAIERGLLNYKRFELLFRNYINIFELPQEVLSTPFLESSFNTKAKSKVGASGPWQFMKFIGKKFMVINNERDDRLNPILSTISALHLMKQNFKILRQWDLAITAYNSGTKHLIRARKKFKSITFPLERYITEYDSDHIGFASKNFYASFLALTYTLANKTRLFPHLNLMPDERPIYVYIAKKSFHRKDFFKMQFEHKTLNNHLLLNKIYPVGTVVISSEDLNSQNYKKITPKALIRHYPKNYHQLL
- the glpK gene encoding glycerol kinase GlpK; the protein is MKVYLAIDQGTTGTTSVIINAETFELIDKVNKEFPQIYPSPGLVEHNLNDIWNTCEATIKNVLEKNNVDPDEIIAIGITNQRETTCAFDKDGRPLTNAIVWQDRRTNDFCEELKLNKKAQEITTKTGLPVDPYFSATKMKWMLENVKKVKDAHEQKNLLFGTIDTFLLYKLSGNIEHKTEASNASRTLLMSLKNGQWDDELLDTFHIPKSTLPVICDSFGIFGKTKGLSFLPDGIPISGILGDQQSALFGQAGLKSGDIKCTYGTGAFMLLNTGEEPIVSQNGLITTVAYRANGKQFYALEGAAYIAGAAVQWIRDNLSFIDSSPKVEGLASEVTNLKEMKNLIFFPFFTGLGTPYWISQAKASIIGLTRDTSKKHLALACLDGINLSINDLYQSMVIDSKLTINAMNVDGGAAANNLLMENQATCSQMKIIRPKVIETTAYGAALAAAIGVDKLRIDEISTLWQQDREFLPNEKKKDYYDMKKGQWKDWIQKIYL
- a CDS encoding patatin-like phospholipase family protein encodes the protein MQRVDIDRLKNKKIALVLSGGVVKAAAWHLGVAQALDDLGLSFISNKTPTKTDLNISTYVGSSAGSLVSLYLACGYRPIDIIQSSIERNDSVLRPISYTDMLSFSNVKKKPPRSADVHPLEGVPFIFKQAFNIFFSVSGLFTTKGLYNYIKKYLLQELVHFEDFVADLFIVATQLDHSRKVVFSKYNYPNPGHDLTAFYYKHTPVADAVAASMSVPPLYSPYPINNPVTGHTEYYIDGEIRDTLSTHVAKDNKCDFIISSWTHTPYHYHEEIGSLVNYGLPAICLQSILLMIQKKIVTARAQNSTAADVIKTIHEYMKNQRFPEKDIRNILSILETKLEYNKNVHYIDIYPKHENYNLFFRNNFSLDPKSTSSIVSAAYQRTIEVFNNHEWES
- the ligA gene encoding NAD-dependent DNA ligase LigA; the protein is MNRVKELEVLIKKHKTLYYAGKPEISDHEYDKLEDELKKLDPSNYSLILVGSDETSLDRVKHDKKMLSLGKTYDTEELLKWIGNHKVISMFKIDGVSCSLIYENGELIQSKTRGNGIYGENITSKVQWIEGIPKAISIKERIEIRGELYCDESHFFHLSDEMGYRELERPTSQRNIVAGLISRKENIDLCRYIQFKSFDILYNEYSPKEEIEKFKTLKKIGFDITECSIIKDKNDLETVINEARSFISEGDYQIDGLVFTYNDIKLHEELGETAHHPRYKLAFKFPGESKTTSLKDIEWSVSRNGVLTPVGIVKPIELSGAKISRVTLHNYGLVRQYNLKIGDEIEIIRSGEVIPKFLSVVSPSKGKFAIPTNCPICESLLEIEDIRLLCLNKNCPGKNKESILYFIQKIGIETISKSRIDEMIKSGLVQKVQDLYRLSEDDFLVLDKVKEKLSKKFVAEIEKSKKTTLPIFLSALGIQGGGINSCEKIVHHGFNTIDKILNLTVDQLEEIEGFAKKSSTDFINSLSDKKPLIKDLMKIGFKFEFEEIVESAISGKKICITGTLSSKRSVVQDKIKKGGGIVVSSVSNNTDYLVTNDTDSNSSKFKKAKEFKIPIITEEKLNTLLGIH